Part of the Paracoccus sp. MC1862 genome, ACGCAAGCGGGCCTGATCGCGCATTTCACCGCCGTCCATGACGCGACCGACCGGCCGATCATCATCTACAACATTCCTGGCCGTTCCGTCGTGGACATGACACCGGAAACAATGGGCGAACTGGCGAAGCTGCCGCGCATCATCGGCGTCAAGGACGCGACTGGCCGGCTCGAACGGGTGTCCTGCCAGCGGATCACCTGCGGCCCGGACTTCCTGCAAATCTCGGGCGAGGACGCGACGGCGCATGGCTTCAACGCGCAGGGCGGCCGGGGCTGCATTTCGGTCTCGGCCAATGTTGCGCCCGCGCTTTGCGCCCGGATGCAGGCGGCCTGCCTTGCCGGGGACTATGCCGAGGCGCTGCGGCTGCAGGACCTGCTGATGCCGCTGCATATCGCGATCTTCATCGAACCAGGTCTGGTCGGCGCCAAATACGCCCTGTCGCGGCTGGGGATGTGCGGGGAAACCGTGCGCCTGCCACTGACGCCGCTGACCGCCCCCACCCGCGCCCGCATCGACGCCGCCATGGCCCATGCCGGGCTGATCTGAGGGCAGGGGCATGGCCTACGCCGTCCTGACCGTCGCCATCGTCTTCGAGGTGATCGGCACCTCGCTGCTGATGCTGTCGCAGCAGTTCACCCGGGTCTGGCCGACCGTGGGCATGGCCGTGGCCTATCTCGTGTCCTTCTACTTCCTGTCGCAGGCGCTGAAGTTCCTGCCCCTCGGCATCGCCTATGCGCTGTGGAGCGGGCTGGGAATCATCCTGACCCTGGGCGTCGGCATCTTCGTCTTCCGGCAGATCCCCGACCTGCCCGCCGTGGTGGGGGTGGCGCTGATCCTGGCGGGGGTGGTGGTCATCAACGGGTTTTCGCAGACGACCGGGCATTGAGCGGCTGCGTGTCCCACCCGGCGAAGCGCCTGATGGCGCGGCCGCATGGGTATTTGGGCCAGAAAGAAGCCCCTTCAGCCCCTTGCCATTGCAAGCGCTTGCGGCAGGGCCTGGGCGAACACATCGAGTTCGGCTTCCGGCCCGCAACTGACGCGGATGCAGCGGTTCTGCGGCGCGACCCAGGGCATCCGGGCGAAGATTCCCTGTTCGGCCAGCGCCGCCAGCAGCGCGCGGGCGGAGTCGCCGTCCCGGCCGCAGTCGATGGCGACGAAATTCGTGGCCGAGGGCAGCGCCTTGAGGCCGTTGTCGCGGGCGATGGCGGCGATCCGTTCGCGGGCGTCCGTGACCTGCCGGACGGTCTCGGCCAGATGCGCGGCATCCCCCAGCGCCGCCAGCGCGCCCGCCTGCGCCACGCTGTTGACGCCGAAATGATTCCGCACCCGGTCGAAGGCGCGGATCATGTCCGGGGCGCCGATGGCATAGCCGATCCGCGCGCCAGCCATTCCGTGGGCCTTGGAGAAGGTCCGCATCCGCAGCACCCGCGGGTCGGCGGGGTCGATGCGCGGCAGGGCGGGGGCGAACTCGGCATAGGCTTCGTCGAGGATCAGCAGGATGCCTTCCGGCAGCGCGGCGATGGCGGCCTCGATCGCCTCGGGCGGATGCCAGCCGCCCATGGGGTTGTCGGGGTTGCAGAGATACACCATCCGCGCGCCGGTCCCGGCGGCCTGCGCCACCAGCGCGGCGGGGTCCTGCTTATCGGCGCGATAGGGGACGCGGACCAGTTCGCCGCCGAAGCCGGCGACGTGAAAATCGAAGGTCGGATAACCACCCGCCGAGGTGACGACCCGATCCCCCGGTGCCACCATCAGCCGGACGGCAAGGCCCAGAAGCCCGTCGATCCCCTCGCCCACGACGATATTCTCGGGGGCGACGCCGCAATGGGCGGCAAGCGCGGCCTTGAGGTCGTGGTTCGTCGGATCGCCGTATTTCCAGACCTCGGCGGCGGCCTTCCGCATCGCCTCGATGGCCAGCGGAGAGGGGCCGAAGCCGTTCTCGTTCGCCCCCAGCCGGGCGCGGAAGGGCACGCCGCGCCGGCGTTCCAGCGTTTCGGGACCGACAAAGGGCACGGCGTCGGGCAGGCTGGCGGGAAGGGGCGCGAGGGTCGGTTTCATGCCCGGATCAGAAGCGCAAATCCGCCGTTCTCGCAACCCCGTCTGCGCGAAGGCCGCCCTGCACTCCTGCCGCGCGGCGCGCGTGCATCAAGGCCCTGAAAGGGGCACCGCTGGCATGGAAAGCCGTCGCTGCGCGCCTGGCAACGTCCTAGTCCTTGCCGAAAAGGCGGCCAAGCAACCCTCGTGACGCAGGCGGCTCGGCAGTGTTGTCGGCCACAGCCGGCGCAGGCTCAGGCGCGGGCTTCGCCGTTGCCGCCATGCCTGCCGCGCGGGTCTCGGACAGCGTCGCGCCGGTCGTCAGCGCCTCGGGGTCCAGCCGCAACTCGATCACGGCAAGTGTCCCCGCGTCCTGCGCCCGCTGGAAGGCCCCGGCGAAGTCCTCGTCGCGTTCCACCAACTCGCCATGCCCGCCGTAGGCGCGGGCCAGCGCGGCGAAGTCGGGGTTGAACAGGTCGGTGCCCGAGACGCGCCCCGAATAGTGCTTTTCCTGATGCATGCGGATCGTGCCGTAGCGGCCGTTGTTCGCCACGATCACGATCACCGCCGCGCCCTCCTGCGCCGCCGTGGAAAGCTCGTTCACCGTCATCTGAATGTCGCCGTCGCCCGCCACGCAGACGACCGTGCGGTCCGGGTGCCGGATCTTGGCCGCCACCGCCGCCGGCAACCCGTAGCCCATCGACCCCGAGGTCGGCGCAAGCTGCGTCTCGCCCCGCTTGAACTGGAAATAGCGGTGGATGAAGGACGCGAAGTTGCCCGCGCCGTTGGTGATGATGGCATCCTCGGGCAGGTTGTCGGACAGCCAGGTGATCACCCGCTCCATCTTCACCGCGCCGGGGGTTTCCTTCGGCTGGCGCCATGCCTCGTAGTTAGCTCGCAGTTCCGCGGTCCAGTCGCTCCACTGGCGCGGCGCCGGCGCCTCGGCCAGCGCCTTCAGCACGGCGCGGGGGCAGGCGGCGATGCCGGGATCGGCGCGCCAGAGATGGCCGATCTCGTCGGGGTCCGGGTAGACGTGGATGATGCGCTTGCCCTGCCCCTTCGGGCTCATCAGGTCATAGCCGTTCGTCAGCGTGTCCCCCAGCCGCGAGCCGAGCGACAGGATGCAATCCGCTTCCCTCAGCGCCTCGCCCAGCTTCGGGTTCATGCCCACGCCCAGATCGCCCACGTAGTTCGGCAAGCGGTTGTCGATCAGATACTGGCGGCGGAAGGGCACGGCGACCGGCAGGCCCCAGCCTGCCGCGAAGCGCGCCAGCCGGTCGCCGTCCTCCTGCGTCCAGATCGAGCCGCCGGGAATCACCAGCGGCCGCTCGGCCCCGGCCAGCGCCCCGGTGATCGCGGCAAGCTGCGCCTCGGAAATGCCGGGAACCGGGCGCGGCGCGGGCATCAGGTCGGGGGCGCCCGATTCGGCTGACAGCATGTCCTCGGGCAGCGCCAGCACCACCGGGCCGGGGCGGCCGGACAGGGCGAGATCGAAGGCACGGGCGACATATTCGGGGATGCGGTCGGTGTCGTCGATCTCGGCCACCCACTTGGCGAGGCTTCCGAACATCTGCCGATAATCGACCTCCTGAAACGCCTCGCGGTCGCGGGTGTCCCGCGCGATCTGGCCCACGAACAGGATCATCGGCGTCGAATCCTGCCTGGCCACATGGACCCCGGCGCTGGCGTTGGTGGCCCCCGGCCCGCGGGTGACAAAGCAGATGCCCGGCCGCCCGGTCATCTTGCCCCAGGCCTCGGCCATCATCGCCGCCCCGCCTTCCTGGCGGCAGACGGTGTTCGGAATCCCTGCGTCGTAAAGCCCGTCCAGCGCGGCAAGGAAGCTTTCGCCGGGAACCGAGAAGACCCGTTCCACCCCATGCGCCTTCAGCGCATCCGCCAGTATCCGTCCGCCGTGCCGCATCGCCTCGCCCCCTTGTCGCAAATCGCGCGCAAACTGGGGGCAAGACGCGCCAAGGGCAAGCCCGCAGCTTTACAGCGGCCGCCCGCGCCCCTATCTCACGCCGACCATGGCCCAGGCAAAATCCGACCCGAACTACAAGGTGATCGCCGAGAACCGGCGGGCGCGCTTCGATTACTTCATCGAGAGCGACATCGAGGTGGGCATCATCCTCACCGGCTCCGAGGTGAAGGCGCTGCGCACCGGCCAGTCCAACATCGCCGAAAGCTACGCCAGCGTGGAACAGGGCGAGTTGTGGCTGATCAACGGCTACATCTCCTCCTACAAGCAGGCGGGCATCTTCGGGCATGAGGAACGCCGCCACCGCAAGTTGCTGGTCAGCCGCAAGGAACTGTCGCGGCTGTGGCAGGCCACGGGACGCGAAGGCATGACGCTGGTCCCGCTGGTGATGTATTTCAACCACCGGGGCATCGTGAAGCTGAAGCTGGGCATCGCCAAGGGCAAGAAGAACCACGACAAGCGCGCGACCGAGGCCAAGCGCGACTGGGGCCGCGAAAAGCAGCGCCTGCTGAAGCAGGGCTGAGACGGCCCTGCCTGTTCAGCCACTGGCGTGAGCTGCGATGTCGGTGCACATTGGAAACCGAGTGCCACCTTAGGCTTGCGGATCAGGGATGAGCGACACCAAGACCGATCTGGACCGGTTGCTGGCAGAAACGCGCCGGCTGAACGCCGAGGCCGACAGGCTGATGGCCGAGGAACGCAAACTCATGGCCGAGCGGCTGCTTCGTCGGCAAAGGCGTGGACCCTGGTTCAACTTCGTTCATGAGATCGCTCCATTTCTGGGCATCGGTCTTGTGATTGGCCTGGTCGCTGCCTTGGCTGTCCTGCTTCTGCCCCTGATGGGAACCCCCAATCCTTAGGCGCAGACCGCATCCGTTCCCTGCTACCGCAGCGCCGCCAGCGTGGCCGGGTCCGCCTCGCCCTCGTAGAACTCTGCCAGCAGCCGGTCGAAGACCTCGCCCCCGCCCGCCTCGCGGAACAGCGTGGCGCAGGACCGCAGCTTCATCGCATCGACCGGGCCCAGCACCGCCTCGGGCGGGCGGCCCTCGTTTTCCAGCATCGCCTCGGCGGCCTCGCGCAGGTTTGCCGCCAGCACCGGATCGGCCAGGTAGGCCCGCGCCTCGGCCATGTCGCGGATGCCGTAGTGCTTCGCCGTCCCCGACCGCCCCAGCGCGGCAAGCTGCGGAAAGACATACCACATCCAGTGGCTGACCTTCCGGCCTGCCCGCAGTTCCGCCACCGCGCGGGACTGGTCGCGCGCCTGCGCGTCGTGAAAGCGTTGCAGGTCCATGCCGCATGGATGCGCCCCATGCGGACGCGCGGTCAAGGGCCGTTGTCCTGCCCGCGCGTCAAGGCTAAGAAAGCCCGCGGTGGCTGGGGACCGAGGAGACAAGGGATGGACGATCCGAAGACGCTGGTGTCGACCGACTGGCTGGCGGCACATCTGGACGACCCCGACCTGCGCGTCATCGACGCAAGCTGGCACATGCCCGCAACGGGCCGCGACGCCCGCGCCGAATACGAGGCCGCCCATATCCCCGGCGCGCGTTTCTTCGACATCGACGCCATCGCGGACACCCGCAGCCCCCTGCCCCACATGGCCCCCCAGCCCGAGATGTTCGTCAGCCGCCTGCGGGCGATGGGCATCGGCGACGGCCATCAGGTCGTGATCTACGACAACTCGGACGTCCATTCGGCGGCCCGCGTCTGGTGGATCTTCCGTCTGATGGGCAAGACCGACGTGGCGATGCTGGACGGCGGCTTTGCCAAATGGCAGGCCGAGGGCCGCCCGGTCGAGGACATGCCCCCGATCACCCGCGACCGCCACATGACCGTGCAGCGGCAGGCGGGACTGGTCCGCGACGTGACACAGGTGGCGGCAGCGGCCAAGCTGGGCGACCACCAGATCATCGACGCCCGCAGCGTAGCCCGATTCCGCGGCGACGAGCCCGAGCCCCGCCCCGGCCTGCGCGCGGGCCATATCCCCGGCGCGAAGAACGTCCCCGTGGGCCAGCTTTACACCCCCGACGGCACCATGAAGCCGGTGGACGAGTTGCGCGCCGTCTTCGAATCGGCAGGCGTGGATCTTGCGCGCCCTGCGATCACCACCTGCGGCTCTGGCGTCACCGCGGCCAGCCTTGCGCTGGCGCTGGAACGCCTGGGCAAGCGGGACTGGTCGCTCTACGACGGGGCCTGGGCCGAATGGGGCAGCTACCCCGACCTCAAGATCGCAACCGGAGACGCCTGAATGTTCGGCAACCTGCAGCCCCAAGCCCCCGACAAGATCCTCGCCCTGATGGGCGAGTTCCGGGCCGACACCCGGCAGGGCAAGATCGACCTGGGCGTGGGCGTCTACAAGGACCCGACCGGGCTGACCCCGGTGATGCGGGCCGTCAAGGACGCCGAGCGCCGCATCTGGGAAGCCGAGACCACCAAGGCCTATACCGCGCTTGCGGGAGAACCGGCCTATCTGAACGCGCTGTCGCGGATGGTGCTGGGCGAGGGGCTGGACGACAGCCGCACGGCGGCGCTGTCCACCGTCGGCGGCACCGGCGCGATCCGGCAGGCGCTGGAACTGGCGCGGATCGGCAACCCGGACCTGACCGTCCATGTCTCGGACCCGACCTGGCCCAACCATCTGTCGATCCTGAAATTCATGGGCGTGCCTTTCGTCGAATACCGCTATTTCGACGACGCCACCCGCGGCGTCGATTTCGAGGGGATGAAGGCCGATCTGGGCCGCGCCCAGAAGGGCGACCTCGTATTGCTGCACGGCTGCTGCCACAACCCGACCGGCGCGAACCTGAGCATGGACCAATGGGCCGAGGTGGCAGGCATTCTCGACCGCACCGGCGCGGTGCCGCTGGTGGATCTCGCCTACCAGGGCTTCGGCGACGGGCTGGAGGAAGACGCGGCCGGCACCCGCCTGATCCTCAGCCGCACGCCCGAGGCGCTGGTCGCGGCCTCCTGCTCCAAGAACTTCGGCATCTACCGCGAACGGACGGGGATGCTGCTGGCGCAGGTCAGGGACGCGGGCGCGCGCGATCTGGCGCAGGGGACGATGGCCTACCTGAACCGCCAGAACTACAGCTTCCCGCCCGACCACGGCGCGCGGATCGTCCAGGTGATCCTCGACGACGAGGCGCTTTCCGCCGACTGGAAGGCCGAGCTTGAGGAGGTCCGGCTGGGAATGCTCGCCCTGCGCCAACAGCTTGCCGAGGAACTGCGGAACCTCACCGGCAGCGACCGCTTCGACTTCATCGAGCAGCACCGCGGCATGTTCTCGCGCCTGGGCGCCACGCCCGAGCAGGTTGCGAAGATGAAGGACGACAATGCCATCTACATGGTGGGCGATTCGCGACTGAACATCGCCGGTCTGAACCGCGACAGCGTGCCGATCCTGGCCCGCGCCATCGTCGAGGCGGGGGTCTGAACGGGGTCAGCCCCTTCGGACATGAAAAAGCCGGGGCGCGCCTGATGGCGGCCCCGGCTTCGTCGTTCTTGAAATGAAAGGATCAGAGACCGCGGGCGACGCGCTCGATCTCGCCGCGGTTCAGGCCGATGTCGGCCAGTTCGCGGTCGGACAGGGCGTTCAACTGGTTGCGCGTCTCGCGCACGTCTGCCCAATAGCGGACGGTGGTGGAGATGCGATCGAAAATACCGGCAGGACGCGCCGCCGGAATGGCGCGGAAGGTATCGATGGCCGACATGTCAGGAACCCATTTTTCTTGCGGCCCGCGCCAATCGCGGGCGATGTTCATCAGTGCCCCTGATATAGGCCCCGGGCCACGCTCCGACCACGTCCGAACCCGAAGCTCAGCCATGCAGAAAATGCATAGCAAGTGCTTGTTTACGTTTCGTTAACATAGCTCGACAGCGTACAAAGCTGCGTTTGCCCTTGCGTCAGAAGCCGCTCCTCTCGAAGAAAACTTCCGAGACACAGCACTTCCCGCAGTTTCCTTGCGCAAGAGCGCCGCTTTGTCGCAGCCATTGTCCTGCGCCTCAGCGCCAGTCCCCTAGTGCCACCTGCCACAGGGTCAGCGCCGCTACGGCCGCCGTATCAGCGCGCAGCACCCGCGGGCCGAGGCTGACCCGGTGGACGCAACCCATCCCCGCAAGCCGCTGCCGCTCGGCCTCCGACCATCCCCCCTCCGGCCCGATCAGCACCGCCCATGGACCGCCGGGCAACCCCGCCAGGGTCTCGGCCGGCCCCGCCAGCGCCTCGTCCGCCCAGAGGATGCGCCGCCCCTGATCCCAGCCGTCCAGCAGCCGCCCCAGCGGCAGCAGGGCGTCGACCGGCGGGACAAAGGTGCCGCCGCATTGCTCGGCGGCTTCCACGGCATGGGCCTGCAGCCGGTCCTGCCGGATGCGTTCCGAATTGGTATGGTCGGTCTGCACCGGCAGGATGCGTGCCGCCCCCAGTTCCGCCGCCTTTTCCACGATGAAATCGGTCCGCGCCTTCTTGATCGGCGCGAAGACCAGCCACAGGTCCGGCGGATCAAGCTGCGGCGCGACCTGCCCCACAAGCTCGACCTCTCCGCCCCGCTTGCCCGCCGAAACCAGCCGCGCCGTCCATTCGCCGTCGCGCCCGTTGAAGACCGCGATCTCGGCGCCCGAACCCAGCCGCATCACCGTTGAAAGATAATGTGACTGGTCCGTGTCCAAGGGCACGGGTTGTCCCGGGGCGAAGCGGTGATCTATGTAAAGCCTGATCTTTCCCATGACGGCGGACCCTATGCAGTCTGATGTCTCAACGCCACAGGCCATGGCAACGGTTGCGGATGCGCCGCGCGGCAACTGGGTGGACCGGCTGGCCCCGCCCGCGTCCCGCCCCTGGCTGCGCCTCAGCCGCGCCGACCGGCCCATCGGGACGTGGCTTCTGCTGCTGCCCTGCTGGTGGGGAACGGGGCTTGCGATGATGGCCGACCGGCCGTTGTGGGTGGACCTGTGGGTCGTGATCGCCTGCGCCATCGGATCTGTGGTGATGCGGGGGGCGGGCTGCACCTGGAACGACATCACCGACCGCGACATCGACGGCTCGGTCGCGCGCACCCGCTCGCGCCCGCTGCCCTCGGGGCAGGTCACGCTGCGGGGCACCTTCATCTGGCTGGGGGCGCAACTCGCCATAGGCGCGCTGATCCTGTTCACCATGAACGCGGCGGCCATCGCGCTGGGGGTGGCCTCGCTGGCGCTGGTCGCGGTCTATCCCTTTGCCAAGCGCTTCACCTGGTGGCCGCAGGTCTTCCTGGGCCTCGCCTTCAACTGGGGGGTGCTGGTGGCCTTTGCCGCGCATGGCGGCACCCTGCACCCGGCGCCAGTGCTGGCCTATGCGGCGGGCATCCTCTGGACGCTGTTCTACGACACCATCTACGCCCACCAGGACGCCGAGGATGACGCCCTGATCGGGGTCAAGTCCACCGCCCGGCTGTTCGGCAAGGACAGTCCGCGCTGGCTTCTGGGCTTTGCCGCGGGCGCGGTCGTGCTGCTGGCGGCGGCGGTTGCGGCGACCCGGCCCTCGGTCCTGCAGGCGGTGATCGGCACCGCCGGGATCGCGGGCTTCGCCCTGCATCTGTCGTGGCAGTTGCGCCGGTTCGACCCCGGCGACAGCCCGGCGCTGCTGCGGCTGTTCCGGTCCAACCGCGACGCGGGGCTGATCGTCGCGGGCGCGCTGTTCCTCGCCGGGCTGGCGTGATTGCCGAACCCACCCCGCGCGCCCATGTCGGGCGGGATCAAGAACGAAAGGCCCGGTGATGGGCGAAGGGACGTCCAAACCCCGCCGCGCGCGGAACTGGTTCCTGGGGCTGGTGCTGCTGGCCTCGGGCGCGGTCGCGGCCTACGAGGCCGGCCGCCGGGCCGTTCCCGCCTTTGAACGGCACACGCTGGCGCAGGTGCAGGCGGCGCTGGATCAGGCCGGGGCCGGCTGGGCCGGGGCCGAGGCCGACGGCCTGACCCTGCGCCTGACCGGCACCGCCCCCGACGAGGTGCAGCGCATCCGCGCCGTGGCGCTGGCGACCGAGGCCGCGCGCTTCGCCCGGATCGAGGACGCGACGCAGGTTCCCCGCCCCCCCGAAACCGCGCCCCCCTCCTTCCGGTTCGAGGTGCTGCGGGGCGAAGCCGGCACCTCGGTCATCGGCCTTGCCCCCGCGGCCATGGACCGCGACGGCCTGCTGGCGCGGCTGGAACGCGCGGCGGGGACCGGCGGACTGACCGACCTGCTGGAAACCGCCGACCACCCCGCCCCCGAGGGCTGGGACGAGGCCGTGGCCTTCGCCGTCAAGGCCGCCGGGCAGATGCCGCGCGCCAAGATCGCGGTCACGCCCGGCCATGTGCGGATCGACGCCATCACCGATGGCGAGGGCGAAAAGACGCGGCTGGAACAATCGCTCGCGGCGGCGGTCCCCGAAGGCGTCACCCTTGTCACCGACATTTCCGCGCCGCGCCCGCTGATCTCGCCCTTTGCGCTTGAACTGGTCAGGACGCCCGAGGGCACGCGCCTGGACCGCTGCGCCGCCGATACCGAGCCTGCGCTGGGGCGCATCCTGTCGGCCGCCGCGCAGGCCGGGGCCGATGCGGCGCCCTGCCCGCTGGGGCTGGGCGCGCCCTCGCCGGACTGGGCCGATGCCGCGGTCGCGGGCATCGCCGCGCTGAATGCGCTGCCGCAGGGGCGACTGGCGATCCGCGACCTGCGGGTGACGCTGGCCGCCCCTCATGACGTGCCGCCCGAGGGTTTCGCCGCCGCCCGCGACCGGCTGGCCGAGGCCCTGCCCCCCGGCTTCACGCTGGACGCCACGCTCGCCCCGCCGCCGGACGCGGACAATCCGCCGCCGGGTTTTGTCGCCGTCGCGGATGGCGAGGGCATCCGGCTGCGCGGCACCATCGCCGACCAGGGCACGGGCGACGCGCTGGCAAGCCTTGCCGGCGCCCGCTTCGGGGCGGTGGACAGCGGCCTGACGGTGCGCCCCGATGCGCCGCCCGGCTGGACCGCCCGCGTCTTCGCCGCGCTCGAGGCGATGGACGCGATGGAGCAGGGGACGGCCACGGTCACGCCCGACCTGATCCGGCTTGCCGGCACCACCGCCAGCCCCACCGCCGCGCCGCAGATCGCCGATCTGCTGGCGGCGCGGCTGGGGTCGGGGGCGGTCTATGAACTGTCGCTGATCTACGACCCCCGGCTGGACCCGGCGGTGGACCTGCCCTCGGGGACCGACTGCGTGGACGCGCTGAACGCCACGGTGCAGCAATCCGCCATCGGCTTCGAGCCGAACCGCGCCGTCATCGCGGGCGACGTGGCCCCGGTCATCGAGGCGCTGGCCGCGACCATGGCCCGCTGTTCCGGCTTCCGCATCGAGATCGGCGGCCATACCGATTCGCAGGGCGCCGACAGCTTCAACCGCGAGCTTTCCGCCCAGCGCGCCCAGGCCGTGCTGGATGCCATGGCCGGGGGCGGCATCGACACCGCGCAGATGGTCGCCGTGGGCTATGGCGAGACCCGCCCGCTCGGCCCCAACGACACCCCCGCCGGGCGCGAGGCCAACCGCCGGATCGAGTTCCGCCTGCTCTCGCCCGAGCCGCTGGACCGCACCCCGCCCTCTGCCACCATCACCCGCGGCGTGACCGGCGGCCCGGCGCCCGCCGCCGAGCCTCCTCCACCCGGCGCGATCGTTGCCGGGGACGGGAGTTCCGGCGACACTGCCCCGGCGGCAGGGGCGGGTGACGGTCCCACCCCCGACGAGATCGCCGAGGCCGAGGGCATCTCGATCCGCCCCGACCGCGTCACCATCGAGAACGGCCGCCTGACCACCCCGGTCCCGCCGCCGCTGTTCCAAAGCGCCGAGCCGGACGAGACCGCCCTGCCCGACGGCATCCGCCGCCCGAGGGCGCGGCCGCAGGAGTGATGCGGCCGAGGCGTATGCATCGGCCGTGCATCACCTGTGCATCACTCGTGCATCGAAAAAAACTGCCTGATTGGCAGTGCCGAGGATCGCACCCTTTCCGACGGGACTCCCTCTCGATCCGTCGCATCCGGGCGGCCAGACGTGCCCTCTGAACCAGCCGGAACTGCTGATCGCAGCCGGTGGCACCTTGTTCACAGCCTTCCTGCCGGGCTGGCTGGCAGCCTGGCTTGCCCTGCGGGCCAGTGAGCCCGCACGACCTGCCCTCCTGCCACCGCGCACGCCCGACCGGCTGTCTGCCGCCCGAGGAGACCTCGCCGCGGCCCGCGACAACCTGCGCGCGGCACGGTCCGCAATCGAGGAATCGCGCGCCCGCACCGACACCGGCCCCATGCGCGCAACGGGTCAGAACCACGGACCCTGAGCAGGGCTTCAACCTTCCGCCGGACGTCCGACCACCAGCGTGGCCCATTCCCCCAGATCGTCGCGGCGCTGCAGCGGCACCCCTGCCTCGGCATAGGCGGCGGCCACCTCCTCGGCCTGACCGACAAGGATGCCGGACAGGATCGCCTTGCCGCCGGGCGCGAGGTGACGGGCCATGTCGGGCGCAAGCTCGATCAACGGCTGCTTGAGGATATTTGCGAAAACAAGGTCATAAGGGCGCGCGTCATGCAGCAGCGGATGGCCGAAGCCTTCGGCCATCACGCATTCCACCCGCCCGGCAAGGCCGTTGGCGATCACATTCGCCTGCGCCGTCTCGACCGCCACCGGGTCGATGTCCGAGGCCAGCACCACCCCGGGCAGCACCCTGGCCGCCGCCATCGCCAGAACCGCCGTCCCGCAACCGATGTCCGCCACCCGCTCGGGCGTCTCGCCATCCCCGATCATGCGGTCCAAGGCCAGCAGGCAGCCGCGCGTGGTGTCGTGATGGCCGGTGCCGAAGGCCATCGCCGCCTCGATCAGCAGTGCCTCGGACCCTTCGGGCACGCGGTCGGCGTCATGGGCGCCATGAACGAAGAAGCGCCCGGCCTCGACCGGGGTCAGCTCGCGGCGGACATGGGCGACCCAGTCGACCTCGGGCAG contains:
- a CDS encoding 16S rRNA (uracil(1498)-N(3))-methyltransferase — protein: MGKIRLYIDHRFAPGQPVPLDTDQSHYLSTVMRLGSGAEIAVFNGRDGEWTARLVSAGKRGGEVELVGQVAPQLDPPDLWLVFAPIKKARTDFIVEKAAELGAARILPVQTDHTNSERIRQDRLQAHAVEAAEQCGGTFVPPVDALLPLGRLLDGWDQGRRILWADEALAGPAETLAGLPGGPWAVLIGPEGGWSEAERQRLAGMGCVHRVSLGPRVLRADTAAVAALTLWQVALGDWR
- the ubiA gene encoding 4-hydroxybenzoate octaprenyltransferase, with protein sequence MQSDVSTPQAMATVADAPRGNWVDRLAPPASRPWLRLSRADRPIGTWLLLLPCWWGTGLAMMADRPLWVDLWVVIACAIGSVVMRGAGCTWNDITDRDIDGSVARTRSRPLPSGQVTLRGTFIWLGAQLAIGALILFTMNAAAIALGVASLALVAVYPFAKRFTWWPQVFLGLAFNWGVLVAFAAHGGTLHPAPVLAYAAGILWTLFYDTIYAHQDAEDDALIGVKSTARLFGKDSPRWLLGFAAGAVVLLAAAVAATRPSVLQAVIGTAGIAGFALHLSWQLRRFDPGDSPALLRLFRSNRDAGLIVAGALFLAGLA
- a CDS encoding OmpA family protein → MGEGTSKPRRARNWFLGLVLLASGAVAAYEAGRRAVPAFERHTLAQVQAALDQAGAGWAGAEADGLTLRLTGTAPDEVQRIRAVALATEAARFARIEDATQVPRPPETAPPSFRFEVLRGEAGTSVIGLAPAAMDRDGLLARLERAAGTGGLTDLLETADHPAPEGWDEAVAFAVKAAGQMPRAKIAVTPGHVRIDAITDGEGEKTRLEQSLAAAVPEGVTLVTDISAPRPLISPFALELVRTPEGTRLDRCAADTEPALGRILSAAAQAGADAAPCPLGLGAPSPDWADAAVAGIAALNALPQGRLAIRDLRVTLAAPHDVPPEGFAAARDRLAEALPPGFTLDATLAPPPDADNPPPGFVAVADGEGIRLRGTIADQGTGDALASLAGARFGAVDSGLTVRPDAPPGWTARVFAALEAMDAMEQGTATVTPDLIRLAGTTASPTAAPQIADLLAARLGSGAVYELSLIYDPRLDPAVDLPSGTDCVDALNATVQQSAIGFEPNRAVIAGDVAPVIEALAATMARCSGFRIEIGGHTDSQGADSFNRELSAQRAQAVLDAMAGGGIDTAQMVAVGYGETRPLGPNDTPAGREANRRIEFRLLSPEPLDRTPPSATITRGVTGGPAPAAEPPPPGAIVAGDGSSGDTAPAAGAGDGPTPDEIAEAEGISIRPDRVTIENGRLTTPVPPPLFQSAEPDETALPDGIRRPRARPQE
- a CDS encoding 50S ribosomal protein L11 methyltransferase, whose translation is MPTWTALTHLQGREAAEGLAEACEDLDPEPVGTGVFEIEDGSDRWEVGVYFTDPPDEIALALLAAAHAAQPFAISELPEVDWVAHVRRELTPVEAGRFFVHGAHDADRVPEGSEALLIEAAMAFGTGHHDTTRGCLLALDRMIGDGETPERVADIGCGTAVLAMAAARVLPGVVLASDIDPVAVETAQANVIANGLAGRVECVMAEGFGHPLLHDARPYDLVFANILKQPLIELAPDMARHLAPGGKAILSGILVGQAEEVAAAYAEAGVPLQRRDDLGEWATLVVGRPAEG